GAAGCGGGCGCGCTCATCACGGAAGTACTCTACCGGAAGCATGCCGCCGGCAAGGATTTCATCGTGACCGACGCCGGCATGAACGACCTCGTTCGGCCAGCGCTCTATCAGGCGTATCATCGCATCGACGCCGTGGAGTCAATCGAGGGTACGGTCGTGGCTGATGTCGTCGGACCGATCTGCGAATCGGGTGACTTCTACGCGAAGGACAGGCCGATGCCGGATGTGTCGGCCGGTGCCTTGCTCGCGGTGCAGACCGCCGGCGCCTACGGCTATACGATGTCGTCCAATTACAACTCCCGTCCGCGCCCCGCCGAAGTCATGGTGGATGGGGATCGCTTCGCCGTGATCACCGAGCGCGAACGCCTCGAAGATCTCGTACGCCACGAGCGTGCGCACCTCCAGTGGAGAACTGCCTGATGCGGATCGGCTTACTGTCGGATACCCATGACCGCGTGCCTGCCGTCCGCGAACTGCTCGAGCAGATGATCGCCGGTGGTGTGTCGATCGTGATGCACGCCGGCGACTACTGCTCGCCGTTCACGCTACAGCCATTCCACGACCTGTCGGTGCCGCTGCTCGGTGTGTTCGGACGCAACGACGGCGACCATGATGCGTTGCAAGCGGCGGCCAAGTCCGGTTTCGGTGCGACCGAGCTGTACGAATCGCCACACAGCTTCGACCTCGGCGGCAAGTCGGTGTTGCTCATTCACGATCTCGCCGACGTGCATCAGCGCTCGATCGATGGCCATGAAGTGGTCGTGCACGGCTTCACGCACATCCCCGAGATGAAGTCGCGCGGTGATTCACTGCTGGTGAATCCGGGCGAAGGGTGCGGCTGGCTGCACGGCGCGCCAACGGGTGCCATTCTCGATCTCGACACGAAAGCCGTCGAGTTTCTCAAGCTTACCGGTCCGGAGTGGAAGTTCTGATGAACAGCCGTATTCTCATCCTCGATTGCGGATCGCAATTCACGCAGCTGATCGCGCGCCGAGTACGCGAAGCTCGCGTCTACTCGGAGATCCATCCGCCGTCGAAGTCGCTCGAATGGATCCGGGCGTGGAAGCCGGATGGCATCATCCTGTCGGGTGGACCAAGTTCGGTGACGGACGCCGATGCCCCCACGATCTCCCGCGCACTGCTCGACATCGCACCCGTGCTCGGCGTGTGCTACGGCATGCAGCTGATCGCGCATCTGGAAGGTGGTGCCGTAGTCGGCGGCGGTCGGCGCGAGTACGGCCGCGCAGAGGTCACGATCGACGAGGCATCGGGGCTATTCAGTGGATTTGCGGCCGGCGAGCGTACGACCGTTTGGATGAGTCACGGCGACCATGTGGAACAGGTGCCGCCCGGCTACGTCGCGACGGCGCATAGCGGCCACACCCTGGCCGGCTTTCGTCACACCACGCGTCCGATCCACGCCGTGCAGTTTCACTCGGAGGTCGCGCATACGGTGCGCGGCGCCGAGATCATCCAGAATTTCCTCTTCGGCGTGTGCGGCTGCACGCCGGACTGGACGCCGGGCCACTTCATCGATTTGGAAGTTGCGAAGATCCGCGAACTGGTCGGCGACAAGCAGGTGATCTGCGGATTGTCCGGTGGCGTGGATTCCAGTGTCGCGGCGGCGCTGGTGCACAAGGCGATCGGCGATCAGCTCACCTGCATCTTCGTCGATACCGGACTCCTTCGCCTCCATGAGCGCGAGCAGGTGGAACGCACCATGCGCGCGCATCTGGGCATCAAGCTGATCACGGTGCGCGCGGAGGATCGTTTCCTGAACGGCCTCGCTGGTGAAGGTGATCCGGAAAAGAAGCGCAAGATCATCGGTCATACGTTCATCGATGTGTTCGAGGATGCGTCGGCGGAGGCGGGGCAGGGCGCCGAGTTTCTCGTGCAGGGCACGCTGTATCCCGACGTCATCGAGTCGGTGAGTGCGAA
This region of Gemmatimonas groenlandica genomic DNA includes:
- a CDS encoding metallophosphoesterase family protein, coding for MRIGLLSDTHDRVPAVRELLEQMIAGGVSIVMHAGDYCSPFTLQPFHDLSVPLLGVFGRNDGDHDALQAAAKSGFGATELYESPHSFDLGGKSVLLIHDLADVHQRSIDGHEVVVHGFTHIPEMKSRGDSLLVNPGEGCGWLHGAPTGAILDLDTKAVEFLKLTGPEWKF
- the guaA gene encoding glutamine-hydrolyzing GMP synthase, which translates into the protein MNSRILILDCGSQFTQLIARRVREARVYSEIHPPSKSLEWIRAWKPDGIILSGGPSSVTDADAPTISRALLDIAPVLGVCYGMQLIAHLEGGAVVGGGRREYGRAEVTIDEASGLFSGFAAGERTTVWMSHGDHVEQVPPGYVATAHSGHTLAGFRHTTRPIHAVQFHSEVAHTVRGAEIIQNFLFGVCGCTPDWTPGHFIDLEVAKIRELVGDKQVICGLSGGVDSSVAAALVHKAIGDQLTCIFVDTGLLRLHEREQVERTMRAHLGIKLITVRAEDRFLNGLAGEGDPEKKRKIIGHTFIDVFEDASAEAGQGAEFLVQGTLYPDVIESVSAKGGPSATIKTHHNVGGLKPDMKFRLIEPLRELFKDEVRNVGRELGLPEEMVGRHPFPGPGLAIRVLGEVTPYAVDILRRADAIYLEEIRAAGLYQEIWQAFAVFLPVRSVGVMGDGRTYEHVIALRAVTSTDGMTADWFSFPHDVLGRISNRIINEVDGVNRVVYDISSKPPATIEWE